A part of Miscanthus floridulus cultivar M001 chromosome 6, ASM1932011v1, whole genome shotgun sequence genomic DNA contains:
- the LOC136457537 gene encoding protein IQ-domain 26-like, giving the protein MGKAARWFRSLLGGGRKDQDRPRASPAPAPATADRKRWSFARSSRDSAEATAAVGGNAAIARAAEAAWLKSLYDDTGRQQSKHAIAVAAATAAAADAAVAAAQAAVEVVRLTNQGPVFGGGAGGAVLDPRGRAGAAVKIQTAFRGFLAKKALRALKALVKLQALVRGYLVRRKAAATLQSMQALVRAARCCRALPTLPYLHHPAVRPRFSLQERYADDTRSEHGVAAYSRRLSASIESASYGGGYDRSPKIVEMDTARPRSRASSLRTEDEWYAQSVSSPLQPPCQHQHHLPPRIAVPTSRHFPDYDWCAPENPRPATAQCTPRFAPPTPAQSVCGGGAGANVGYYGHHLAAGSPNCPGYMSSTQSSEAKSSSRSQSAPKQRPPEQQPARKRVPLSEVVLEARASPGGAGVGMTHKPCNTRAAQAKEAFDFRAAVVSRFEQHASDAAAAAAERDRDVLFLQRRW; this is encoded by the exons ATGGGCAAGGCGGCGCGGTGGTTCCGCAGCTTGCTTGGCGGCGGGAGGAAGGACCAGGATAGGCCGCGGGCctccccggcgccggcgccagcCACCGCGGACAGGAAGCGCTGGAGCTTCGCGAGGTCGTCGCGGGACTCGGCCgaggccaccgccgccgtcggcgGCAACGCGGCGATCGCGCGGGCGGCCGAGGCCGCGTGGCTCAAGTCGCTGTACGACGACACGGGGCGGCAGCAGAGCAAGCACGCTATCGCCGTGGCCGCGgccaccgcggcggcggcggacgcggCCGTGGCCGCCGCGCAGGCCGCCGTCGAGGTCGTCCGGCTCACCAACCAGGGCCCGGTCTTCGGCGGCGGAGCGGGAGGGGCCGTGCTCGACCCCCGCggccgcgccggcgccgccgtcaAGATCCAGACTGCCTTCAGAGGCTTCTTG GCGAAGAAGGCGCTGCGAGCGCTTAAGGCGCTGGTGAAGCTGCAGGCGCTGGTGCGCGGCTACCTGGTGCGGAGGAAGGCGGCGGCGACGCTGCAGAGCATGCAGGCGCTCGTCCGCGCCGCCCGCTGCTGCCGCGCCCTGCCGACGCTCCCGTACCTCCACCACCCTGCCGTCCGCCCGCGCTTCTCGCTG CAAGAGCGGTACGCGGACGACACGCGCAGCGAGCACGGCGTGGCGGCGTACAGCCGGCGCCTGTCCGCGAGCATCGAGTCGGCGTCGTACGGGGGCGGGTACGACCGGAGCCCCAAGATCGTGGAGATGGACACGGCGCGGCCCCGGTCGCGCGCGTCGTCCCTGCGCACCGAAGACGAGTGGTACGCGCAGTCGGTGTCGTCGCCGCTGCAGCCGCcgtgccagcaccagcaccacctgCCCCCGCGCATCGCGGTGCCGACGTCGCGCCACTTCCCGGACTATGACTGGTGCGCGCCGGAGAATCCCCGGCCGGCGACGGCGCAGTGCACGCCCCGGTTCGCGCCGCCGACCCCGGCCCAGAGCGTCTGCGGCGGTGGCGCGGGGGCCAACGTCGGCTACTACGGCCACCACCTCGCCGCGGGGTCGCCCAACTGCCCCGGGTACATGTCGAGCACGCAGTCGTCGGAGGCCAAGTCGTCGTCCCGGTCCCAGAGCGCGCCGAAGCAGCGGCCACCGGAGCAGCAGCCGGCCCGGAAGCGGGTGCCGCTGAGCGAGGTGGTCCTGGAGGCCCGCGCGAGCCCTGGCGGCGCCGGCGTGGGCATGACGCACAAGCCGTGCAACACCCGCGCCGCGCAGGCGAAGGAGGCGTTCGACTTCCGGGCCGCCGTCGTCAGCCGGTTCGAGCAGCACGCgtcggacgccgccgccgcggcggccgaGCGGGACCGCGACGTGTTGTTCCTGCAGAGGAGGTGGTGA